One segment of Paenibacillus rhizovicinus DNA contains the following:
- a CDS encoding sensor histidine kinase, which translates to MKLLHQINLAFALLLVVVLGVTAVSIHYVLMDHFISTEKQELRSAGTSMASSLAVQAGQLTAQGPIAVTAQAAPANVTLAAPIGVEAYLADETGTVLQNNNTFRLSTTTSVARGATMPSGQLTAANVKTIMKAAEAKDYIVNVSAVPQGTLTLMTPLSKVRAVEQDLLRRLLIVLGIGGSLALLLSVLITRKLIRPLMKLREELSKVRKRQFGEVGLVKAGGEIGAVARTVYELAAELERHNRAQKQFFQNASHELKTPLMSIAGYAEGIRDGVFEGESSRKGLDIILSESGRLKKIVTEMTLLAKLDSEEDIFQTSSVGVREIVTETIERINPLLSAKGQELRTVYKEEGHEQWLTVSADRDKLLQALLNIVSNAARYAKRVIVIEVGIEEGRVTLEVADDGKGFPENLLPHLFHRFVKGKDGETGLGLAISRAIVERCGGRIAASNRAEGGAVISLNFPAVRSSGA; encoded by the coding sequence ATGAAGCTGCTGCATCAAATTAACCTGGCCTTCGCCTTGCTGCTAGTCGTCGTTCTAGGCGTTACGGCGGTATCGATTCATTACGTGCTCATGGACCATTTCATCTCGACGGAGAAGCAGGAGCTTCGATCGGCTGGTACGTCGATGGCCTCATCGCTGGCCGTTCAGGCCGGACAATTGACGGCTCAGGGGCCAATTGCCGTCACTGCGCAGGCAGCGCCCGCGAACGTTACGCTCGCAGCCCCGATCGGCGTCGAAGCCTACCTGGCAGACGAGACGGGCACGGTGCTGCAGAACAACAATACCTTCCGGTTATCCACGACCACGAGTGTCGCACGAGGAGCCACGATGCCCAGCGGACAGCTGACCGCCGCGAACGTGAAGACGATTATGAAAGCAGCCGAGGCCAAAGATTACATCGTTAACGTAAGCGCGGTTCCGCAAGGCACGTTGACCTTGATGACGCCGCTCAGCAAGGTCAGGGCCGTCGAGCAGGACCTGCTCCGAAGGCTGCTGATCGTGCTCGGCATCGGCGGTTCGCTCGCGCTGCTTCTCAGCGTGTTGATCACGCGCAAGCTCATTCGACCGCTTATGAAGCTGCGGGAAGAACTAAGCAAGGTCCGGAAACGGCAGTTCGGCGAAGTCGGACTCGTGAAAGCCGGAGGGGAGATCGGAGCCGTGGCGCGGACCGTGTACGAACTGGCCGCCGAACTGGAGCGGCATAACCGCGCGCAGAAGCAATTCTTTCAAAATGCTTCCCACGAGCTGAAGACGCCGCTCATGTCGATCGCCGGCTACGCGGAAGGCATCCGGGACGGCGTCTTCGAAGGCGAGAGCTCGCGCAAAGGACTCGATATCATCTTAAGCGAGAGCGGCAGGCTCAAGAAAATCGTGACGGAGATGACCCTGCTGGCGAAGCTCGACAGCGAGGAGGATATTTTCCAGACGTCATCCGTGGGCGTCCGGGAGATCGTGACGGAGACCATCGAACGCATCAATCCGCTGCTGTCGGCCAAAGGGCAAGAGCTTCGAACCGTGTACAAGGAAGAGGGGCATGAGCAGTGGCTGACGGTTAGCGCCGACCGTGACAAGCTGCTGCAGGCGCTCCTGAATATCGTATCGAACGCGGCGCGTTACGCGAAGCGCGTCATCGTCATCGAAGTCGGGATTGAAGAGGGACGGGTTACCCTCGAGGTCGCGGACGACGGCAAAGGGTTCCCGGAAAATCTGCTCCCGCATTTGTTTCACCGCTTCGTGAAAGGCAAGGACGGAGAGACAGGGCTCGGACTCGCGATATCGCGCGCGATCGTCGAACGGTGCGGCGGCCGAATCGCGGCCAGCAACAGGGCCGAGGGCGGGGCAGTCATTTCGCTGAACTTCCCTGCGGTTCGCTCAAGCGGAGCCTGA
- a CDS encoding response regulator transcription factor — translation MNEYTIAVVDDDANIRGLVEAYLHKERFQTVGLGTAEEALELWRNDPPDLWVLDIMLPGMDGYELCRRIRNEAEVPIIMISAKDNEVDKILGLELGSDDYLVKPFSPRELVARVKRQLQRWYKLRPAEEQAAAAMAALNVVDVGALRMLPDERRALLGKEELDLTFKEFDLLRVFAEHPNRAFTREELLVRVWGDDYFGSDRAVDHLIKRLRKKADQLPIEAVWGHGYRLRSGGGEEA, via the coding sequence TTGAACGAGTATACGATCGCCGTCGTGGACGACGACGCGAATATTAGAGGCCTTGTGGAGGCTTATTTGCATAAAGAACGATTTCAAACGGTCGGGCTTGGCACCGCGGAGGAAGCTTTGGAGCTATGGCGGAACGATCCGCCGGATCTGTGGGTGCTGGACATCATGCTGCCCGGCATGGACGGATACGAGCTGTGCCGGCGCATCCGAAACGAAGCGGAGGTGCCTATTATTATGATTTCCGCCAAAGATAACGAAGTCGACAAAATCCTCGGTCTGGAACTGGGCAGCGACGATTATCTCGTCAAGCCGTTCAGTCCGCGCGAACTCGTCGCCCGCGTGAAACGCCAGCTGCAGCGGTGGTACAAGCTGCGTCCGGCCGAGGAGCAGGCGGCAGCGGCAATGGCAGCATTGAACGTCGTTGACGTCGGCGCGCTGCGCATGCTGCCGGACGAGCGGCGTGCTTTGCTAGGGAAGGAAGAGCTGGATTTGACGTTCAAGGAATTCGACCTGCTGCGGGTGTTCGCGGAGCATCCGAATCGCGCGTTCACGAGGGAGGAACTGCTTGTCCGGGTATGGGGCGACGATTATTTCGGCAGCGACCGCGCTGTGGATCACCTCATTAAGCGGCTGCGCAAGAAGGCCGACCAACTGCCGATCGAGGCGGTCTGGGGACATGGGTACCGATTACGTTCCGGCGGAGGGGAAGAAGCATGA
- a CDS encoding GNAT family N-acetyltransferase, with protein MDELQVGFVFLPSKALDFFQDKNGFPVVILIEDEPVGFLVLHYSCEIIDFSENDNALFLRAFSIDRKHQGKGYAKSAMNLLPLPLGKNKLGRSGIELGMHYSLASC; from the coding sequence TTGGACGAATTACAAGTGGGTTTTGTTTTCTTGCCCAGTAAAGCCCTTGATTTCTTCCAAGATAAAAATGGTTTTCCTGTTGTCATACTTATCGAGGATGAACCCGTTGGTTTCTTGGTCTTGCATTATAGCTGCGAAATCATTGATTTCTCCGAAAACGATAACGCACTTTTTCTGCGGGCATTCTCCATTGACAGGAAACATCAAGGTAAAGGCTATGCAAAATCAGCCATGAATCTCTTACCGCTCCCGCTAGGAAAAAACAAGCTGGGTAGAAGCGGGATTGAGCTGGGGATGCATTATTCTCTAGCAAGTTGTTAA
- a CDS encoding SDR family oxidoreductase — protein MRIFVTGAAGYIGTAMVRELIGAGHQVMGLTRSESGARVLESLGAEAVRGVIDDLELLRGSAAASDGVIHLAFNHDFSNFAASLAADLRAVEAMGEGLAGSGKPLVITAHANGKASEDAALSFSEQGVRASIVSLAPSVHGEGDKGFVPQLIRIAKERGASAYIGDGSNRWPAIHRLDAAVLYRLAVESAPAGSRLDGVDDEGIPFSEIAGVIGRHANVPVASISPEEAQAVFGFLGMVASLDLARSSEGTKKLLGWKPVQHGLLADLEQGHYFTK, from the coding sequence ATGCGTATATTCGTTACAGGTGCAGCAGGTTATATCGGTACAGCCATGGTTCGCGAACTTATCGGCGCGGGCCATCAGGTTATGGGGCTGACCCGTTCGGAGAGCGGGGCTCGCGTATTAGAAAGCCTAGGTGCCGAAGCGGTTCGCGGCGTTATCGATGATCTGGAATTGCTGCGCGGCAGCGCAGCCGCTTCGGACGGCGTGATTCATCTGGCATTCAACCACGATTTTTCGAATTTCGCCGCATCGCTGGCAGCTGATCTTCGCGCCGTCGAAGCGATGGGAGAAGGGCTCGCGGGCTCCGGTAAACCGCTTGTCATCACTGCTCACGCGAACGGCAAAGCATCGGAGGATGCAGCGCTTTCGTTTTCGGAACAAGGCGTGAGAGCATCGATCGTCTCGCTTGCGCCGTCCGTTCATGGCGAAGGAGATAAAGGCTTCGTGCCGCAATTAATCCGCATCGCCAAGGAAAGAGGCGCTTCGGCGTATATCGGAGACGGCTCCAACCGCTGGCCGGCGATTCATCGTTTGGATGCGGCGGTTCTGTACCGTCTCGCCGTAGAATCCGCGCCTGCGGGCTCGCGGCTGGATGGCGTGGACGACGAAGGCATTCCGTTCAGCGAGATCGCCGGCGTCATCGGCCGTCATGCGAATGTGCCGGTTGCCAGCATTTCGCCTGAGGAAGCACAGGCGGTCTTTGGTTTTCTAGGCATGGTCGCGTCGCTTGACCTAGCAAGATCAAGCGAAGGGACGAAGAAGCTGCTCGGCTGGAAGCCTGTCCAGCACGGGCTTCTCGCAGATCTGGAGCAAGGGCATTATTTTACGAAATAA
- a CDS encoding MerR family transcriptional regulator: MKIQELADLMGLTPHTIRFYEKEGLLDGRHIQREKNNYRNYADEAIGRLKLIKKFQGIGCSLAELKTILQDHDTNARSNQEVIEWILQKINEIDRKKDEYDQMLVTLNWMLTYRKLLNEDPQQAEVMMEELRLRMNS; the protein is encoded by the coding sequence ATGAAAATTCAAGAATTAGCAGACTTGATGGGTTTAACCCCCCACACCATTCGTTTCTACGAGAAGGAAGGCCTGCTCGACGGCAGGCATATTCAGCGAGAGAAGAATAATTACCGCAACTACGCGGACGAAGCAATCGGGCGGTTGAAGCTGATCAAGAAATTCCAAGGCATCGGCTGTTCGTTAGCCGAGCTGAAGACGATTTTGCAGGACCACGATACGAATGCACGCTCGAACCAAGAGGTTATTGAATGGATCCTTCAGAAGATCAATGAGATCGATCGCAAGAAGGACGAATACGATCAAATGCTGGTCACGCTGAATTGGATGCTTACGTACAGGAAACTACTGAATGAAGATCCGCAGCAAGCAGAAGTTATGATGGAGGAATTGCGTCTCCGAATGAACAGCTAA